The window TCGGCGCCATGACCTCTTCACAAAAAGGAGTGCTGTGGTGGTCGGGCTTGCATCGGCACCATCATCGCTACTCCGACCTGCCCACCGACATCCATTCGCCGAAGAAGGGCTTTTGGTGGAGCCATGTCGGATGGATGCTCTGCAAGAAGTACCATGTGCCGGATCACTCCTTGATTCCGGATTTCGCCAAGTATCCGGAGCTTCGTTTTCTGGATAAGTATTGGGCGTTGCCGCCGATTCTCCTCGGCGCGACGGTTTTCCTGTTCGGTGGCTGGAGCGCGCTCTGGATCGGTTTCTTCCTTTCGACGATCCTGCTCTGGCACAGCACCTTCTTCATCAATTCGCTGGCCCACGTCTTCGGCCGCCGCCGCTACGTGACCACCGACACCTCGAGAAACTCCTTCCTGCTCGCCTGCCTGACGCTCGGCGAAGGCTGGCACAACAACCACCACCACTTTCAGGCCTCGGCCAACCAAGGCTTCTTTTGGTGGGAGCTCGACATCACTTATTACATCTTGAAGGGGATGGAGGTCCTTGGGCTGGCCCAGGATCTGCGCAAGCCGCCCGAGGCGGCACTCAAGCGCAACTTGGTCAAAGACGGCATTCTCGATATCGGGGTTTTGAAGGAGCTGCCGGCCAAGGCCCTGGAAGTCATTGCGAACACCGCCCAACATACCAAGGAACGGATCGTCGAAGCGACCCAGCAAGCCGCCGAATCGCTGGCCAGCACCGCCCAGCAGAC of the bacterium genome contains:
- a CDS encoding acyl-CoA desaturase, whose product is MKAQFARAADEKIQWLHSSPFFIAHLMPLLALWTGATLGDWILCAALLWGRMFFITAGYHRYFAHRSYKLGRVMQFLMAFGAMTSSQKGVLWWSGLHRHHHRYSDLPTDIHSPKKGFWWSHVGWMLCKKYHVPDHSLIPDFAKYPELRFLDKYWALPPILLGATVFLFGGWSALWIGFFLSTILLWHSTFFINSLAHVFGRRRYVTTDTSRNSFLLACLTLGEGWHNNHHHFQASANQGFFWWELDITYYILKGMEVLGLAQDLRKPPEAALKRNLVKDGILDIGVLKELPAKALEVIANTAQHTKERIVEATQQAAESLASTAQQT